In one window of Camarhynchus parvulus chromosome 18, STF_HiC, whole genome shotgun sequence DNA:
- the BTBD17 gene encoding BTB/POZ domain-containing protein 17 produces MARLTGTRPAATRRWGSAAAFLLLLFTVQAAQKADFSGDSTAATINHSLTLLQRLQELLQNGNGSDSVLRVRSAASDEPKVFHTHQLLLSLQSEVFESLLRNQSVVTLYEPPETAALFEKFIRYLYCGGVSILLHQAIPMHQLASKYRVWGLQRGVAEYMRTHLASESSQGHVVGWYHYAVRVGDAALQESCLQFLAWNLSAVLGSAEWGSVSVELLLLLLERSDLVLHSELELYTAVEGWLSRRQPEAPVAERVLRAIRYPMIAPSQLFRLQAQSAVLARHRAAVQDLLFQAFQFHAASPLHFAKYFDVNCSMFLPRNYLAPSWGSQWVITNPARDDRSTSFQTQLGPSSHDAGKRVTWNALFSPRWLPVSLRPVYSDSVAGAIQPVRIEDGRPRLVITPAMSSPDFAGVSFQKTVLVGVRQQGRVLVKHAYSFHQSSDEAADFLVHADLQKRTSEYLIDNSLHLHIIIKPVYHSLIKVKK; encoded by the exons ATGGCCAGGCTGACGGGCACCCGGCCCGCGGCCACCCGCCGCTGGGGCTCTGCCGccgccttcctcctcctcctcttcaccgTGCAAGCCG CCCAAAAAGCCGACTTTAGTGGGGACTCCACGGCGGCCACCATCAACCACTCGCTGACGCTGCTGCagcggctgcaggagctgctgcagaatggCAACGGCAGCGACTCGGTGCTGCGGGTCCGCTCGGCCGCCTCCGATGAGCCCAAGGTGTTCCACAcgcaccagctgctgctgagcctccAGAGCGAGGTCTTCGAGAGCCTCCTGCGCAACCAGAGCGTCGTGACCCTGTACGAGCCGCCCGAGACCGCCGCGCTCTTCGAGAAATTCAtcag gtaCCTGTACTGCGGGGGggtctccatcctgctgcaccAGGCCATCCCCATGCACCAGCTGGCCAGCAAATACCgggtctgggggctgcagcGCGGCGTGGCCGAATACATGAGGACCCACCTGGCCAGCGAGTCCAGCCAGGGCCACGTGGTGGGCTGGTACCACTACGCCGTGCGTGTCGGGGACGCGGcgctgcaggagagctgcctgCAGTTCCTGGCCTGGAACCTGTCCGCGGTGCTGGGCAGTGCCGAGTGGGGCTCGGTGAgcgtggagctgctgctgctgctgctggagcgCTCTGACCTGGTGCTGCACAGCGAGCTGGAGCTCTACACCGCCGTGGAGGGCTGGCTGAGCCGGCGGCAGCCTGAGGCGCCTGTGGCCGAGCGGGTGCTGCGCGCCATCCGCTACCCCATGATCGCGCCCAGCCAGCTGTTCCGGCTGCAGGCGCAGTCGGCGGTGCTGGCGCGGCACCGCGCCGCCGTGCAGGACCTGCTCTTCCAGGCTTTCCAGTTCCACGCCGCCTCCCCGCTCCATTTTGCCAAGTACTTCGACGTCAACTGCAGCATGTTCCTGCCCCGCAACTACCTCGCCCCCAGCTGGGGCTCCCAGTGGGTCATCACCAACCCGGCGCGGGACGACCGCAGCACCAGCTTCCAGACGCAGCTGGGGCCCAGCAGCCACGACGCCGGCAAGAGGGTGACGTGGAACGCGCTGTTCTCGCCGCGCTGGCTGCCCGTCAGCCTGCGCCCCGTCTACTCGGACTCGGTGGCGGGCGCCATCCAGCCCGTGCGCATCGAGGACGGGCGCCCTCGCCTCGTCATCACCCCGGCCATGAGCAGCCCCGATTTTGCCGGTGTCAGCTTCCAGAAGACCGTGCTGGTGGGCGTGAGGCAGCAGGGCCGCGTGCTGGTCAAACACGCCTACAGCTTCCACCAGAGCTCGGACGAGGCCGCTGATTTCCTGGTGCACGCCGACCTGCAGAAACGCACCTCCGAGTACCTCATCGACAACTCCCTGCACCTGCACATCATCATCAAGCCCGTCTACCACTCCCTCATCAAGGTGAAGAAGTAA
- the GPR142 gene encoding probable G-protein coupled receptor 142, with the protein MTVPVPNSTAVSWALPEPELELERSPCLVGIVPIVYYSVLLGLGLPVNILTAVALSRLAARTKKSSYWYLLALTTSDILTQVFIIFVGFILQTAILARAVPSAFIHTVTVLEFTANHASTWVTVLLTVDRYVALCHPLRYRAVSYPRRTRRIIAAVFAAALATGVPFYWWLDMWRDADPPTALDTALKWLHCVTIYFLPCSVFLAANSAIIRKLRRRRRAGGGKTTALLLAVTGVFVVLWAPRAVVTMCHLYVASVRRDWRVHLALDVANMVAMLNTSLNFFLYCFVSQTFRRAVGEVLRGQPRAAPHRGSAHCPPPGLEPLKLLGSTVL; encoded by the exons ATGACGGTGCCAGTGCCCAACAGCACGGCGGTGTcgtgggcactgccagagccagagctggagctggagcggTCACCCTGCCTGGTTGGCATTGTGCCCATCGTGTACTACAGcgtcctgctggggctggggctgccag tgaaCATCCTGACCGCCGTGGCCCTGTCCCGCCTGGCCGCCAGGACCAAGAAGTCGTCCTACTGGTACCTGCTGGCCCTGACCACCTCCGACATCCTCACCCAGGTCTTCATCATCTTCGTGGGCTTTATCCTGCAGACAGCCATCCTGGCGCGGGCAGTGCCCAGCGCCTTCATCCACACCGTCACCGTGCTGGAGTTCACAGCCAACCACGCGTCCACCTGGGTGACCGTGCTGCTGACCGTGGACCGCTACGtggccctgtgccaccctctgCGCTACCGCGCCGTGTCCTACCCGCGCCGCACCCGCCGGATCATCGCCGCCGTCTTCGCCGCCGCGCTGGCCACCGGCGTCCCCTTCTACTGGTGGCTGGACATGTGGCGTGATGCCGACCCCCCCACGGCGCTGGACACGGCGCTCAAGTGGCTGCACTGCGTCACCATCTACTTCCTGCCCTGCAGCGTCTTCCTGGCCGCCAACTCCGCCATCATCCGCAAGCTGCGGCGGCGGAGGCGCGCGGGGGGCGGCAAGACCACGGCGCTGCTGCTGGCCGTCACCGGCGTCTTCGTGGTGCTCTGGGCTCCCCGCGCCGTCGTCACCATGTGCCACCTCTACGTGGCCTCGGTCAGGAGGGACTGGCGCGTGCACCTGGCCTTGGACGTCGCCAACATGGTGGCCATGCTCAACACCTCCCTCAACTTCTTCCTCTACTGCTTCGTCAGCCAGACCTTCCGCCGCGCGGTGGGCGAGGTGCTgcgggggcagccccgggcagcccccCACCGTGGCAGCGCTCACTGCCCACCCCCGGGCCTGGAACCGCTGAAGCTGTTGGGCAGCACCGTGCTctga